One Salinimonas marina DNA segment encodes these proteins:
- a CDS encoding DUF3718 domain-containing protein, whose product MNKLKVLPLGLTVLALSAGLNTAMADSYPKELEKDLISICRHAAENDRVDLHRAVLQIVPGKNIAGPAYRMVGKGLMCNDMTVANFASYYGAADTLRILERFGDPLKPRVEIKDLETARIVPETINAVLVAAK is encoded by the coding sequence ATGAATAAATTAAAAGTTCTACCTCTTGGCCTAACAGTTCTAGCGCTATCTGCGGGTTTGAATACCGCAATGGCCGACAGCTACCCTAAAGAATTGGAAAAAGATTTAATTTCTATCTGCCGGCATGCTGCTGAAAATGACCGTGTGGATCTTCATCGTGCGGTATTACAGATAGTGCCGGGCAAAAACATTGCCGGCCCTGCATATCGTATGGTGGGTAAAGGGTTAATGTGCAATGATATGACTGTAGCAAATTTTGCCAGCTATTATGGCGCGGCCGATACCCTGCGGATTCTGGAACGTTTCGGTGACCCGTTAAAACCAAGGGTCGAAATCAAAGATCTGGAAACGGCTCGAATAGTACCTGAAACCATCAATGCGGTACTGGTGGCCGCAAAATAG
- a CDS encoding MbnP family protein — protein sequence MLVKQGLGVMLPVILLAGCGFFEDPPPAGHIPLQFVDLEKNDACQYELDVNNRRWRVEHLAFYLSEPRVRIEGRWQKLSFIPGPMQSKKLALMQFHHACDTQNNHTTIKLNANKALLDRASAISFTIGVPFDDNHQTGKQSQAPLNHASMFQSKQAGHSFMRINLSDPDEDETGKSWAFMLASGMCHSPDEHAPIVRCDKPNRVTLDLPMRANVEDLRLTARLSQILFRANLTTAGDCNLATPEGSECRKVLANLTGREWIRWDAPTRVYLKQD from the coding sequence ATGTTGGTTAAACAAGGCTTGGGTGTGATGCTGCCGGTGATATTGCTGGCAGGGTGTGGCTTTTTTGAAGATCCGCCGCCGGCCGGTCATATTCCGTTGCAATTTGTAGATTTAGAAAAAAACGATGCCTGTCAGTATGAGCTGGATGTCAATAATCGCCGCTGGCGAGTGGAACATCTGGCGTTTTATTTATCTGAGCCCAGGGTGCGTATCGAAGGACGCTGGCAAAAGCTGAGCTTTATTCCTGGTCCGATGCAATCCAAAAAACTGGCGCTTATGCAGTTTCATCATGCCTGTGATACCCAGAATAACCATACCACTATCAAATTAAACGCCAACAAGGCGCTGCTTGATCGTGCCTCGGCCATCAGCTTTACCATCGGGGTGCCGTTTGATGATAATCATCAGACGGGAAAGCAGTCACAGGCGCCTCTTAATCATGCGTCCATGTTTCAGTCCAAACAAGCCGGCCATTCGTTTATGCGGATTAACTTGAGTGACCCAGACGAGGACGAAACCGGGAAATCGTGGGCGTTTATGCTGGCCAGTGGTATGTGTCACTCTCCTGACGAGCACGCCCCTATCGTGCGCTGTGATAAACCGAATCGGGTAACGCTGGATTTACCAATGCGGGCGAATGTGGAAGATTTACGGCTGACCGCCAGGCTGAGCCAAATTCTGTTCAGAGCTAACCTGACCACGGCGGGGGATTGTAATCTGGCGACCCCTGAAGGCAGCGAATGCCGTAAAGTCCTGGCCAATTTGACCGGCCGTGAGTGGATCCGCTGGGATGCGCCCACTCGGGTTTACTTAAAGCAGGACTAA
- a CDS encoding hybrid sensor histidine kinase/response regulator translates to MEAVIYYQRLLSRFPEPALLVERDGKVRAFNKAASNMFKQPLVTGGFLFESLTADACEKDKEYIRRCAKSSQVVAGKILLSSVGPAVVCYGSLLEPATEHQAALIFLRLSSEAPSKLKFSILKEKINQLNNEIGRRLTTQRALKQQSLFFETTLNSIGEGVIVTDNQSNISLMNPIAEAITGWHFPQVKGKAITTVLRFSSEAHQDSGRSFEKSQFSTDEVYEPQLFTAQLNTRQGQAVTVEVTLAPIVSDTKKHGFVMVFHDISEKQKLEQELRDRAKKLGIMNENKSQFMTMLAHELRAPIAPISYAAELIKHNLQSNSEHHKPLHTIQRKVGHLKRLVDDLLDVSRITLGKMKIVKADVDIADLTRMLCEELRSQYLENGVELSVSIPTEELWVKADADRMTQALHNILYNALKFTPLDGGVSVTLNNHGTQVQLCVVDSGVGIEKADLGRLFEPFSQAEQTLDRSKGGLGLGLALVKGIVDLHGGKVQVDSEGRSTGTTFTITLPLAQGPQQSLTTVKSSHSQHRHHRILLIEDDYETANMMSELLTLKGHLVSIAYTGPEGVEMAAQVEPTFIFCDIGLPELNGFDVVKKLRDSPGTLHVPIVALSGYGEKSFVDKAMSVGFNAHIVKPASLQQLHRALSKFS, encoded by the coding sequence ATGGAAGCTGTAATTTATTATCAACGACTCTTGTCTCGCTTCCCAGAACCGGCTTTGTTAGTTGAAAGGGATGGAAAGGTGAGAGCCTTTAATAAGGCTGCTTCGAACATGTTTAAGCAGCCTTTGGTTACGGGTGGCTTTCTCTTCGAAAGCCTGACTGCAGACGCCTGTGAGAAAGACAAAGAGTATATTAGGCGATGTGCCAAAAGCAGCCAGGTGGTTGCCGGAAAAATACTTTTATCTTCTGTTGGCCCGGCCGTTGTTTGTTATGGATCGTTGTTGGAGCCTGCAACAGAACATCAGGCGGCTCTTATTTTTTTGCGTCTATCCAGCGAGGCACCTTCGAAGCTTAAATTCAGTATTTTAAAAGAAAAAATAAATCAACTGAATAACGAAATTGGTCGTAGGTTAACAACACAACGGGCGTTAAAACAACAGTCTCTTTTTTTTGAAACAACACTCAATTCCATCGGTGAAGGGGTAATTGTCACCGATAATCAATCCAACATATCATTAATGAATCCAATTGCAGAAGCAATAACCGGGTGGCATTTTCCTCAGGTTAAAGGAAAAGCAATCACCACAGTTCTCAGGTTTTCCTCTGAGGCACACCAGGATTCCGGTCGCTCGTTTGAAAAGTCTCAATTTTCGACCGATGAAGTTTATGAGCCCCAGCTTTTTACTGCCCAACTCAATACCAGGCAGGGCCAAGCGGTCACGGTGGAGGTGACCCTCGCCCCTATCGTATCTGATACAAAGAAACATGGCTTCGTCATGGTTTTCCACGATATTTCGGAAAAACAAAAGTTAGAGCAAGAACTCAGGGACCGAGCTAAAAAACTGGGTATTATGAATGAAAACAAAAGTCAGTTTATGACCATGCTTGCTCATGAATTACGGGCCCCCATTGCACCCATTAGTTACGCAGCAGAGCTCATTAAGCATAATTTGCAATCTAATTCAGAACACCATAAACCATTGCATACTATCCAAAGAAAGGTCGGTCATCTGAAACGTCTGGTAGATGATTTATTGGATGTATCTCGTATCACGCTGGGTAAAATGAAAATAGTGAAAGCCGACGTGGATATCGCCGACTTGACCAGAATGCTTTGTGAAGAGTTAAGAAGCCAATACCTTGAAAATGGCGTAGAGCTTTCTGTTTCGATACCAACAGAAGAATTGTGGGTAAAAGCAGATGCTGATCGTATGACGCAGGCGTTACACAATATTTTATATAACGCTTTAAAGTTTACGCCTCTGGACGGAGGGGTAAGTGTGACCTTAAACAACCATGGCACCCAGGTACAGTTGTGCGTTGTAGATTCAGGGGTCGGTATTGAGAAGGCAGATTTGGGCAGACTGTTTGAACCGTTTTCCCAGGCTGAACAAACCTTAGACAGAAGCAAAGGTGGCCTCGGGCTGGGGCTGGCTTTGGTCAAAGGAATTGTAGATTTACATGGTGGTAAGGTTCAGGTAGACAGTGAAGGGCGTAGCACAGGCACAACATTTACTATTACGCTGCCTTTAGCCCAAGGCCCTCAACAAAGCCTTACCACTGTGAAATCCAGTCATTCACAGCATAGACATCATCGAATATTGTTGATTGAAGATGATTATGAAACCGCCAATATGATGAGCGAATTACTGACATTAAAAGGCCATCTGGTCAGCATTGCCTACACCGGGCCTGAAGGCGTTGAAATGGCGGCACAGGTAGAGCCCACCTTTATTTTTTGCGATATCGGCCTTCCCGAATTGAATGGCTTTGACGTAGTTAAAAAACTTCGGGACTCACCTGGAACATTACACGTCCCTATCGTGGCCTTATCGGGGTATGGTGAAAAATCTTTTGTCGACAAAGCAATGTCCGTAGGATTTAACGCCCATATTGTGAAGCCGGCTTCATTGCAACAGCTACACAGAGCGTTATCAAAATTTAGTTAA
- a CDS encoding MauE/DoxX family redox-associated membrane protein: MSKHAVLYRMMTDKHICPFGLRSKDLLERQGYQVEDHHLTSREEIDAFKEKHSVDTTPQTFIDDERVGGYEELRDFFGKDEAGQQGTSYTPVVAIFSVALAAALAMVLPGALLSLQTLMLFIGFAMILLAVQKLQDLHSFTNMFITYDLLAMRHLRYAYVYPFVEAYAGIGMIAGFSAWLVAPFSLFIGVVGAASVCKAVYIDKRELKCACVGGSSNVPLGFVSLSENLFMIVGALLMMFI, from the coding sequence ATGAGTAAGCACGCCGTTTTGTATCGGATGATGACTGATAAACATATTTGCCCATTCGGGCTGCGTTCAAAAGATTTACTGGAACGTCAGGGCTATCAGGTCGAGGATCATCATCTGACTTCCCGAGAGGAAATTGACGCATTTAAGGAAAAACATAGTGTCGATACCACCCCACAAACCTTTATCGATGATGAACGGGTGGGCGGCTACGAAGAACTTCGTGACTTTTTTGGCAAGGACGAAGCCGGTCAGCAAGGCACTTCATATACACCGGTAGTAGCCATCTTCTCAGTAGCACTGGCCGCCGCACTGGCCATGGTTTTGCCCGGCGCGCTGTTATCACTGCAGACCCTGATGTTGTTTATCGGTTTTGCCATGATTCTGCTGGCGGTGCAAAAGCTGCAGGATCTGCATAGCTTTACCAATATGTTTATTACCTACGACCTGCTCGCCATGCGCCATCTGCGCTATGCCTACGTGTACCCGTTTGTGGAAGCCTACGCAGGGATTGGCATGATAGCCGGTTTTTCCGCCTGGCTGGTGGCACCCTTTTCACTGTTTATTGGCGTAGTGGGCGCAGCGTCGGTGTGCAAAGCCGTATACATCGACAAGCGCGAATTGAAATGTGCCTGTGTGGGCGGCAGCAGTAATGTACCGCTGGGCTTTGTGTCTTTGTCTGAAAATCTGTTTATGATTGTAGGTGCCTTGCTGATGATGTTTATCTGA
- a CDS encoding ABC-F family ATPase: MITTANITMQFGSEPLFENISAKFGHGNRYGLIGANGSGKSTFMKILSGELTPSAGNVSFAPGTKLGILSQDQFAFEEMTVVDTVIMGDRELWEIKQERDAIYSNPEMSEEDGMRVADLETQFAEMDGYTAEARAGDILNAAGIEESYHFGLMKEVAPGRKVRVLLAQALFAEPDILLLDEPTNNLDIYTIHWLAEELNKRKSTMIIISHDRHFLNSVCTHMADIDYGELRVYPGNYDAFSEAAALVQEQLHSENAKKSAEIEELQGFVARFSANASKAKQATSRARRLEKIELADIKSSSRRKPYIQFKQHKKLHRLAITLEELGHGYADLPLFNNANLLLEAGSRLAIIGENGAGKTTLLKCLINELDANEGMVKWAENAAVGYIPQDSSAHFSSDMTLFEWMSQWRGPKHDDLQVKAMLGRLLFGSDDFNKKVKVCSGGEKNRLLFGKLMLQDINVLVMDEPTNHLDMESIEALNNAMLNFDGTVIFVSHDREFVSSLATQIIEIKDQQIHNFEGTYEEFLDHRAA; this comes from the coding sequence TTGATTACCACTGCCAACATCACCATGCAATTTGGCTCTGAGCCATTATTTGAAAACATTTCTGCTAAATTTGGGCACGGCAACCGCTACGGCCTGATTGGCGCGAATGGCTCAGGCAAGTCGACCTTTATGAAAATTTTAAGCGGTGAGCTGACCCCGTCTGCCGGCAATGTTTCGTTTGCACCGGGGACCAAGCTGGGGATCCTGAGCCAGGATCAGTTCGCTTTTGAAGAGATGACTGTGGTCGACACCGTTATTATGGGCGATCGTGAACTGTGGGAAATCAAACAGGAACGTGATGCTATCTATAGCAACCCCGAGATGAGCGAAGAAGACGGCATGCGGGTGGCCGACCTGGAAACGCAATTTGCCGAGATGGATGGGTATACGGCAGAAGCTCGGGCCGGCGACATTCTTAATGCGGCCGGCATTGAAGAGTCGTACCACTTTGGCCTAATGAAGGAAGTTGCGCCGGGCCGCAAAGTGCGAGTATTGCTGGCGCAGGCCTTATTTGCTGAGCCTGATATTCTGCTGCTGGATGAGCCTACCAACAACCTGGATATTTACACTATTCACTGGCTGGCCGAAGAGCTGAACAAGCGTAAGTCTACCATGATTATCATCTCCCACGATCGTCACTTTTTAAACTCGGTATGTACCCACATGGCCGACATTGATTATGGTGAATTGCGGGTGTATCCGGGTAATTATGATGCCTTTAGCGAGGCGGCCGCGCTGGTGCAGGAACAATTGCATAGCGAGAATGCGAAAAAGTCTGCTGAAATCGAAGAGCTGCAAGGCTTCGTAGCGCGCTTTTCTGCCAACGCCTCAAAGGCAAAACAGGCCACCTCGCGGGCCCGCCGACTGGAGAAAATCGAGCTGGCCGACATCAAATCATCCAGCCGACGTAAGCCCTATATCCAGTTTAAGCAGCATAAAAAGCTGCATCGTCTGGCGATTACCTTAGAAGAACTGGGCCATGGCTATGCTGACTTACCGTTATTCAACAATGCTAATCTGTTGTTGGAAGCCGGTTCGCGCCTGGCCATTATTGGCGAGAACGGCGCCGGAAAAACCACCCTGTTAAAATGCCTGATCAATGAGCTGGACGCTAATGAAGGTATGGTGAAATGGGCAGAAAATGCCGCTGTGGGTTATATTCCTCAGGATAGCAGTGCTCACTTTAGCAGCGACATGACCTTATTTGAGTGGATGTCGCAATGGCGCGGCCCCAAACACGATGATTTACAGGTCAAAGCCATGCTGGGACGCCTGTTGTTTGGCTCAGATGACTTTAACAAGAAAGTGAAGGTGTGCTCTGGCGGTGAAAAAAACCGGTTACTGTTTGGTAAGCTGATGCTACAGGACATCAATGTGCTGGTGATGGATGAACCCACCAACCACCTTGATATGGAGTCTATTGAGGCGCTGAATAACGCGATGCTGAATTTTGACGGCACGGTCATTTTTGTCAGCCATGACCGCGAATTTGTCTCTTCTCTGGCGACGCAGATTATCGAAATCAAAGATCAGCAGATTCATAATTTTGAAGGCACCTACGAGGAGTTTCTGGACCACCGCGCAGCCTGA
- a CDS encoding YigZ family protein yields MAYNIPRGWHQTRLEIKKSSFIGIAQHVADREQAMAFLKQVKAQYPDARHHCWAYLFGDPQMPVSVAMADDGEPSGTAGKPILNVLQHNQTGDVMIVVVRYFGGIKLGAGGLVRAYSGSTQMTLESLPTVAHVVLVKRHIVTDFKHEQFLRHFVDEHQGQIDKVSYDHRVHLTLALPETALTPLVSLAGSMGFTVYPLAQQ; encoded by the coding sequence ATGGCATATAATATTCCCCGTGGCTGGCACCAGACCCGCCTTGAAATAAAAAAAAGCAGCTTTATCGGTATCGCCCAACATGTGGCTGATCGTGAACAGGCGATGGCGTTTTTAAAACAGGTGAAAGCCCAGTACCCTGACGCCCGACACCACTGCTGGGCTTATCTATTCGGCGATCCTCAAATGCCGGTTAGTGTTGCGATGGCCGACGACGGTGAACCCTCAGGCACCGCCGGTAAACCTATTTTGAATGTATTGCAGCATAACCAGACCGGTGATGTGATGATTGTGGTGGTACGGTATTTTGGTGGTATCAAACTTGGCGCGGGAGGACTGGTCAGAGCGTACTCCGGAAGTACCCAGATGACGCTGGAAAGTTTGCCCACAGTTGCACATGTTGTGCTGGTCAAGCGCCACATTGTGACCGACTTTAAACACGAACAATTTTTGCGACATTTTGTGGATGAGCACCAGGGTCAGATTGATAAGGTCAGCTATGATCATCGGGTTCACCTCACTCTGGCACTGCCCGAAACGGCGCTCACACCACTCGTGTCGCTAGCAGGCAGCATGGGATTTACTGTTTATCCCCTTGCCCAGCAGTAA
- a CDS encoding winged helix-turn-helix domain-containing protein, with product MKPSSFLNYDGSTHTVSNAQGESKTLSPQCAALLAMFLEEPQGIVTREQIRQTIWQHNNVVSEDLINHLIYRLKKELNCLPNTPAWHIEVIPKTGYHLVVESATSPVKTSWWQNCWQWLERWRLKP from the coding sequence ATGAAGCCCTCTTCGTTTTTAAACTACGATGGCAGTACCCATACCGTAAGCAATGCTCAGGGAGAGTCCAAAACATTATCACCACAGTGTGCGGCATTACTGGCGATGTTTCTGGAAGAGCCCCAGGGCATTGTCACCCGCGAACAAATACGCCAGACCATTTGGCAGCACAATAATGTGGTTAGCGAAGATTTGATAAATCACCTGATTTATCGATTAAAAAAAGAACTCAATTGCTTACCCAATACGCCCGCCTGGCATATTGAGGTAATTCCCAAAACCGGCTATCACCTGGTGGTTGAGTCGGCCACTTCCCCCGTTAAGACATCCTGGTGGCAAAATTGCTGGCAATGGCTAGAGCGATGGCGTCTGAAGCCTTGA
- a CDS encoding class IIb bacteriocin, lactobin A/cerein 7B family — translation MMKELDNKDLENVSGGWRR, via the coding sequence ATGATGAAAGAGTTAGATAACAAGGATTTGGAAAATGTCAGCGGGGGGTGGCGCCGATAG
- a CDS encoding methanogen output domain 1-containing protein, with protein sequence MNDEKRIPVLNLPLERDNFLRTLIRHLSGTLEEVIGLDEASGFISVVGQRMGEEINEQYRSALSLDKLSPTQVSAVLVDLKRRIKGDFYVIEQDEQKIVLGNNKCPFGDKVHNRPSMCMMTSSVFGTITADNLGYARVSLEKTIANGDGECCVVIHLTESDNKQKDTGIEYYQG encoded by the coding sequence ATGAACGATGAAAAACGTATTCCTGTCCTGAACTTGCCCTTAGAGCGTGACAATTTTCTTCGCACACTGATTCGCCATTTGTCCGGTACTTTAGAAGAAGTCATCGGGCTTGATGAAGCCTCGGGCTTTATTAGTGTGGTGGGTCAAAGGATGGGTGAAGAGATTAATGAACAATATCGAAGCGCACTTAGTCTTGATAAACTTTCGCCTACCCAGGTAAGCGCTGTATTGGTAGATTTGAAGCGCCGTATCAAAGGCGATTTCTATGTTATTGAACAAGATGAGCAAAAAATTGTGCTTGGTAACAATAAATGCCCATTTGGAGACAAAGTCCACAACAGACCTTCGATGTGCATGATGACGTCCAGCGTATTTGGCACGATAACGGCCGATAATCTGGGCTATGCCAGAGTGTCTTTAGAAAAAACCATTGCAAACGGTGACGGTGAATGTTGTGTTGTGATTCATCTAACTGAAAGTGACAACAAACAAAAAGACACGGGTATTGAGTATTATCAAGGGTAA
- a CDS encoding acetate and sugar kinases/Hsc70/actin family protein: protein MESWKPAVNQLCRVIASAAIVVTPDKLVLTGPLCETPGLSEALKEGIEAYLLRPLPILRSFMPTNAPVEGAAWGAYNLMLAQSHVLGAS, encoded by the coding sequence ATGGAAAGCTGGAAACCGGCGGTCAATCAGCTTTGTCGCGTTATTGCCTCGGCGGCTATCGTGGTCACTCCGGATAAACTGGTGCTTACCGGCCCGCTGTGTGAGACCCCCGGGTTGTCTGAGGCACTAAAAGAAGGCATTGAAGCTTACCTGCTGCGCCCACTGCCTATTTTGCGCAGCTTTATGCCAACTAATGCCCCGGTCGAAGGCGCGGCCTGGGGCGCCTATAACCTGATGCTGGCCCAGTCCCATGTACTTGGCGCCTCATAG
- the katG gene encoding catalase/peroxidase HPI yields the protein MFKRVLRVATAVSLTLSPVAVTIAAPTVTNEARSNAFWWPEQLDLSPLRAHGVESNPYGAQFDYAEAFEQLNLADVKADIRKVLTTSQDWWPADYGHYGPFFIRMAWHAAGTYRVVDGRGGAGGGQQRFDPLNSWPDNANLDKARRLLWPIKQKYGRNISWADLMALTGNVALEDMGFTTFGYAGGREDDWEPDLVYWGPEEKMLTDERRDKKGKLKGPLAAVEMGLIYVNPEGPHGNPDPLAAAKDIRLSFGRMAMNDEEIVALIAGGHTFGKAHGAKKADCLGKEPAAADIEDQGMGWKNKCGKGNAEDTMTSGLEGAWTVTPTQWTTNYLENLFAFNWVKTKSPAGATQWVPDSESAKNMVPDAHIEGKRHAPIMFTTDVAIKKDPEFREIALRFKENPEAFELAFAKAWFKLNHRDLGPRARYLGNEVPQEILKWQDAIPKVDYTLVNDAQIKTLKSRILDSGLSVPELVRTAWASAASYRDTDMRGGANGARVRLAPQNDWPVNNPEELDNVLKQLTQIQQNFNKNNGDVQISLADTIVLGGAAAIEKAAKQAGYEVDVPFEPGRNDASAEMTDVKSFKWLEPKADAFRNYYSDEAFKGPTEMLVERADLLGLGVPQMTVLIGGMRALGANYNDTEHGVLTQTPGQLNNAFFTNLLDMSTRWEKVDNQAGVYQGVNRQSGEKKWTATPVDLIFGSNSELRAIAEVYASKDAEQKFVDDFVSTWVQVMQNDRFDLQ from the coding sequence ATGTTTAAACGAGTCCTACGTGTCGCCACGGCGGTCAGTCTTACCTTGTCGCCGGTAGCGGTAACCATAGCAGCGCCAACGGTGACTAATGAGGCCCGCAGTAACGCTTTCTGGTGGCCCGAGCAATTAGATTTATCCCCCCTTCGCGCCCATGGCGTTGAATCCAACCCTTATGGGGCACAATTTGACTATGCCGAAGCATTCGAACAGCTGAATCTGGCTGATGTTAAAGCGGATATTCGTAAGGTATTAACCACCTCTCAGGACTGGTGGCCGGCAGATTATGGCCATTACGGGCCGTTCTTTATTCGTATGGCGTGGCATGCTGCCGGCACCTATCGGGTGGTGGATGGTCGCGGTGGCGCCGGTGGCGGCCAACAGCGCTTCGACCCTTTGAACAGCTGGCCAGACAATGCCAATCTGGACAAAGCCCGCCGGTTGCTGTGGCCCATTAAACAAAAATATGGCCGTAATATCTCCTGGGCGGATTTAATGGCACTGACCGGCAATGTTGCATTAGAAGATATGGGCTTTACTACCTTTGGCTATGCCGGTGGTCGCGAAGATGACTGGGAGCCGGATCTGGTCTATTGGGGGCCCGAAGAAAAAATGCTTACCGATGAGCGCCGGGACAAAAAAGGCAAGCTGAAAGGCCCGTTGGCAGCAGTAGAAATGGGATTGATTTATGTTAATCCTGAAGGCCCGCATGGTAATCCTGATCCCCTTGCCGCCGCCAAAGATATTCGGTTGTCCTTTGGTCGCATGGCCATGAACGACGAAGAGATTGTGGCTTTGATTGCCGGTGGTCACACCTTCGGCAAGGCCCACGGTGCCAAAAAAGCCGACTGTCTGGGTAAAGAGCCTGCGGCGGCGGATATCGAAGACCAGGGTATGGGCTGGAAAAACAAATGTGGCAAAGGCAATGCCGAAGATACCATGACCAGTGGCTTGGAAGGCGCCTGGACTGTAACCCCCACCCAGTGGACCACCAATTATCTGGAGAACTTGTTTGCTTTTAACTGGGTGAAAACCAAAAGCCCGGCGGGGGCCACTCAATGGGTACCGGATTCAGAATCAGCCAAAAATATGGTGCCGGATGCCCATATTGAAGGCAAACGTCATGCGCCGATCATGTTCACCACCGATGTGGCCATTAAGAAAGATCCTGAGTTTCGTGAAATCGCACTTAGGTTCAAGGAAAATCCAGAAGCCTTTGAACTGGCATTTGCTAAAGCCTGGTTTAAGCTGAATCACCGTGATTTAGGTCCCCGGGCCCGTTATCTGGGTAATGAGGTTCCGCAAGAAATCCTGAAGTGGCAGGATGCGATCCCGAAGGTAGACTATACCCTGGTAAATGATGCGCAAATTAAAACGCTGAAATCACGTATTCTGGACAGTGGTCTGTCGGTACCCGAGCTGGTCAGAACCGCCTGGGCATCGGCAGCCAGCTATCGGGATACCGATATGCGCGGTGGTGCCAACGGCGCCCGGGTACGTCTGGCGCCGCAGAATGACTGGCCGGTGAACAATCCTGAAGAACTGGATAACGTTCTTAAACAGCTGACGCAGATCCAGCAGAACTTCAATAAGAACAACGGTGATGTACAAATTTCGCTGGCCGATACCATCGTACTCGGTGGCGCCGCCGCCATCGAAAAAGCGGCAAAACAGGCTGGCTACGAGGTAGACGTGCCCTTTGAGCCGGGTCGCAATGATGCCAGCGCCGAAATGACCGATGTGAAGTCATTTAAGTGGCTAGAACCCAAAGCCGATGCATTCAGAAACTACTACTCTGACGAGGCCTTTAAAGGCCCGACAGAGATGTTGGTGGAACGTGCGGATTTATTGGGGTTGGGCGTACCACAAATGACCGTGTTGATAGGCGGCATGCGGGCACTGGGCGCGAATTATAATGATACAGAACATGGCGTGCTGACCCAGACGCCTGGCCAGCTTAACAACGCCTTTTTCACCAACCTGCTGGACATGTCTACCCGGTGGGAAAAAGTCGACAACCAGGCTGGTGTGTACCAGGGGGTAAATCGTCAAAGTGGTGAGAAAAAATGGACCGCCACCCCGGTGGATCTGATTTTTGGTTCAAACTCTGAGCTGCGTGCCATTGCTGAAGTGTACGCATCAAAAGATGCAGAGCAGAAGTTTGTGGATGACTTTGTCAGCACCTGGGTGCAGGTAATGCAAAACGATCGGTTTGACCTGCAATAG
- a CDS encoding DUF2254 family protein encodes MTWLFSIDQLRFRLNRFKERLWVRPLMVCMLSIIGVFAAKLVGNSTTANIVPAITKDSVESLLSLMAASMLVIATFSVASMVAAYSSASSSATPRSFSLVLADDVSQNALSTFVGAFIFSVVGLMAVKNAYYEKAGLFVLFVLTACVFAVVIITFVRWVDSIARLGRIGSTIDKVEHATAQAMLRRQQQPAYGGIPLTGPRKKEEAFLLTTKLVMYSISTWKAYRNGLKKHKAM; translated from the coding sequence ATGACCTGGTTGTTTTCAATAGATCAGCTGCGTTTTCGACTTAATCGATTTAAAGAGCGTCTTTGGGTTCGGCCCCTGATGGTTTGTATGCTTTCTATTATTGGGGTCTTCGCCGCCAAGCTTGTAGGAAACTCCACTACGGCCAATATTGTTCCGGCCATTACGAAGGACTCGGTCGAAAGTCTGTTGTCTCTTATGGCAGCAAGCATGTTAGTGATCGCTACATTCTCTGTGGCCTCCATGGTCGCGGCATATTCTTCAGCAAGTAGCTCAGCTACCCCGCGTTCCTTTTCCCTGGTGTTAGCAGATGATGTTTCTCAGAATGCCCTTTCAACTTTTGTCGGCGCATTTATCTTCAGTGTGGTGGGATTGATGGCGGTGAAAAATGCCTACTACGAAAAAGCGGGGTTGTTTGTACTATTCGTTCTTACGGCTTGCGTATTCGCGGTGGTGATCATCACGTTCGTCAGGTGGGTAGATAGTATTGCGCGCCTGGGTCGCATCGGCTCAACTATTGATAAAGTTGAACATGCCACCGCCCAAGCTATGCTGCGTCGTCAACAACAGCCCGCTTATGGAGGCATACCGCTCACTGGCCCCCGCAAAAAGGAAGAAGCATTTTTGCTAACAACCAAATTGGTTATGTACAGCATATCGACATGGAAAGCTTACAGAAATGGGCTGAAGAAACACAAAGCCATGTAG
- a CDS encoding VanZ family protein, producing MLAMWQGNYDESDFVYYLIGACLYEILQIYIPERTFDWWDILAILIGGLLYYGSAKAVTKIRAMLKTWTGKFLRLYLS from the coding sequence TTGCTGGCAATGTGGCAGGGCAACTACGACGAATCGGATTTTGTGTATTATCTAATTGGCGCTTGTCTGTATGAGATTTTGCAAATTTATATCCCTGAACGCACGTTCGACTGGTGGGATATTCTCGCCATTCTGATTGGCGGTCTGTTGTATTATGGCTCGGCTAAAGCGGTAACAAAGATCAGAGCAATGCTGAAAACCTGGACCGGTAAATTTCTGAGGTTATATTTATCCTGA